A region of Vespula vulgaris chromosome 1, iyVesVulg1.1, whole genome shotgun sequence DNA encodes the following proteins:
- the LOC127062891 gene encoding myogenesis-regulating glycosidase isoform X4, protein MMPRYDVGSAISLQRIPLQAPPRRKSRAASPSMTQKLGNEPIDLPGGAQSTNSTITSVNSISSLLKEKLQLSIPQALRSSKKRQNADYRLRSFVGILFLCVVFLVGFAHIYYTQHVLQRAYFDKFRFNKNERVMHVYSSTGSEIIAARLGEGIPANTGVFPCLPHHQRQDSVCLEWLQQTRLYLAHTKREDMHCYHVTWQSLSPYYNPKDCFDWSTKRGHWYGAGQIQSMSYPLERGRLDLSPFITGDIRKHPFGNVLKRYFLNSKGATILVDPETPLYVSINANRSTDFCLQAKHDAFAYINHLTPLPQLNYTICATDNMKNLHSSMAEKSLWDGLKPDELHAVHSLLSEPVWQISPTNEAAIYNYTEDVIALGFLRQGHVLLSEEWQPSPGDFVLDEDRFPSMEETINIIHRRGFRIVFSIQPFISTESINFKDAVANRLLISERGSDPRIPALTRYKQSNSAGVLDITNNKTLPWLQAKLESLITKYHVDSFYLDLGTAQDMPHYYKCEQALTNPDHYKTIFTKSILGLIPVIGVSSAISRPRAPVFVSLPPFSSSWKAIKTVIPTVLSYGMIGYPFIMPGAVGGDVALPMSDDNPDNDFEVNLPDKELYVRWLQLSTFLPVIRFTHLPSKYSDDSVLEIAKRLTTLRQKTVTPLLKKYANETLDTGLPIIRPLWMLDPADPACHVVVDEFSVGEELIVAPVLYSGSRQREVYLPAGVWRDGIDGSLRKGSRWIHNYRVAEDKVAYFVKMPDNTRF, encoded by the exons ATGATGCCTAGGTACGATGTTGGAAGTGCGATTTCATTACAGAG AATACCATTGCAAGCACCTCcaagaagaaagagtagaGCTGCATCACCATCTATGACACAAAAACTTGGTAACGAACCCATAGATCTCCCAGGTGGAGCACAAAGTACCAATTCGACGATTACCAGTGTCAATAGTATAAGCAGCTTGCTCAAAGAAAAACTTCAATTGTCAATTCCACAAGCTTTACGCAGTAGTAAAAAACGACAAAATGCGGACTACAG ACTCCGATCGTTCGttggaatattatttctctGTGTGGTCTTCCTCGTGGGATTTGCCCACATTTATTATACGCAACATGTTCTACAAAGAGCATACTTTGACAAGTTCAG ATTCAATAAGAACGAACGAGTGATGCACGTGTACAGTAGTACCGGTTCAGAAATTATTGCTGCTCGATTGGGAGAAGGTATACCAGCTAATACTGGAGTCTTTCCTTGTTTACCGCATCATCAACGACAAGATTCGGTCTGTCTTGAATGGCTACAACAAACCCGTCTTTATTTGGCTCATACGAAACGCGAGGACATGCATTGTTATCATGTTACCTGGCAGAGTTTGAGTCCTTATTATAATCCAAAAGATTGTTTTGATTGGTCGACGAAAAGAGGACATTGGTATGGTGCAGGACAGATTCAAAGTATGTCGTATCCTTTGGAACGTGGCCGATTAGATCTGAGCCCTTTCATAACCGGTGATATCAGGAAACATCCTTTCGGTAACGTTTTGAAGAGATACTTTCTCAATTCAAAAGGAGCCACCATTTTAGTAGATCCAGAAACGCCTCTTTATGTTTCCATCAATGCCAATCGCAGTACTGACTTTTGTCTCCAGGCTAAGCACGACGCTTTTGCCTATATCAATCACCTAACGCCATTGCCACAATTAAATTATACCATTTGTGCTACCGACAACATGAAGAACCTTCACTCATCCATGGCAGAGAAGTCTTTATGGGATGGATTAAAACCAGACGAGTTACATGCcgttcattctcttctttccgaACCAGTCTGGCAGATTTCACCGACCAACGAAGCTGCGATTTACAATTATACCGAAGACGTCATAGCTTTGGGCTTTTTACGTCAAGGTCATGTATTACTGAGCGAAGAATGGCAACCAAGTCCAGGTGACTTCGTCTTAGACGAAGATCGTTTTCCATCGATGGAAGAAACTATTAATATCATTCATCGGCGTGGTTTCAGAATAGTTTTTAGTATTCAACCATTTATATCTACGGAATCGATAAACTTCAAGGATGCTGTGGCTAACAGGCTCTTGATTTCGGAAAGAGGTAGCGATCCAAGGATTCCAGCTTTGACCAG atacaAGCAGAGCAACAGCGCCGGTGTTTTGGATATTACCAATAACAAAACTTTACCATGGCTTCAAGCGAAATTGGAAAGTTTAATTACAAAGTACCATGTTGATTCCTTCTATCTTGATTTAGGCACCGCACAAGACATGCCGCATTATTACAAATGCGAGCAAGCCTTGACGAATCCTGATCattataaaacgattttcACCAAATCGATTTTAGGCTTAATACCAGTGATCGGTGTCTCTAGTGCTATCTCTAGACCTAGGGCACCTGTCTTCGTATCTCTACcacctttctcttcctcttggAAAGCTATCAAAACTGTAATACCAACTGTTCTAAGTTATGGAATGATTGGTTATCCATTTATAATGCCAGGTGCTGTAGGTGGTGATGTGGCTTTACCTATGTCTGATGATAATCCTGACAACGATTTTGAGGTCAATCTCCCAGACAAAGAACTATATGTTAGGTGGCTCCAATTGTCTACCTTCTTACCTGTCATACGTTTCACTCATTTACCTAGCAAATATTCTGATGATTCGGTTTTAGAAATAGCGAAGAGGTTAACGACCTTGCGACAAAAAACGGTAACGccgttattaaagaaatatgcgAATGAAACCTTAGATACAGGCTTGCCCATCATTAGACCTCTTTGGATGTTAGATCCAGCTGATCCAGCTTGTCACGTAGTCGTTGATGAATTTTCTGTAGGTGAAGAATTGATTGTAGCACCTGTACTCTATTCGGGTAGCAGACAGAGAGAAGTGTATCTACCTGCTGGTGTTTGGAGAGATGGTATAGATGGTAGTCTTAGAAAGGGATCCAGATGGATCCATAATTATAGAGTAGCTGAAGATAAAGTGGCCTATTTCGTTAAGATGCCGGATAATACCAGGTTTTAA
- the LOC127062891 gene encoding myogenesis-regulating glycosidase isoform X3, with protein MKKDTNKTYLMITTRQSSGTASKFTRAESDSSSVTFSNSCSTPNGSSLGSETEEEANDEELAKIPLQAPPRRKSRAASPSMTQKLGNEPIDLPGGAQSTNSTITSVNSISSLLKEKLQLSIPQALRSSKKRQNADYRLRSFVGILFLCVVFLVGFAHIYYTQHVLQRAYFDKFRFNKNERVMHVYSSTGSEIIAARLGEGIPANTGVFPCLPHHQRQDSVCLEWLQQTRLYLAHTKREDMHCYHVTWQSLSPYYNPKDCFDWSTKRGHWYGAGQIQSMSYPLERGRLDLSPFITGDIRKHPFGNVLKRYFLNSKGATILVDPETPLYVSINANRSTDFCLQAKHDAFAYINHLTPLPQLNYTICATDNMKNLHSSMAEKSLWDGLKPDELHAVHSLLSEPVWQISPTNEAAIYNYTEDVIALGFLRQGHVLLSEEWQPSPGDFVLDEDRFPSMEETINIIHRRGFRIVFSIQPFISTESINFKDAVANRLLISERGSDPRIPALTRYKQSNSAGVLDITNNKTLPWLQAKLESLITKYHVDSFYLDLGTAQDMPHYYKCEQALTNPDHYKTIFTKSILGLIPVIGVSSAISRPRAPVFVSLPPFSSSWKAIKTVIPTVLSYGMIGYPFIMPGAVGGDVALPMSDDNPDNDFEVNLPDKELYVRWLQLSTFLPVIRFTHLPSKYSDDSVLEIAKRLTTLRQKTVTPLLKKYANETLDTGLPIIRPLWMLDPADPACHVVVDEFSVGEELIVAPVLYSGSRQREVYLPAGVWRDGIDGSLRKGSRWIHNYRVAEDKVAYFVKMPDNTRF; from the exons ATGAAGAAGGACACAAATAAAACTTACTTGATGATAACGACTCGTCAATCTTCG GGTACTGCATCAAAATTTACAAGAGCCGAGAGTGACAGTAGCAGTGTGACTTTCAGTAACAGTTGTTCGACACCAAACGGAAGTTCCCTCGGTTCTGAAACGGAAGAGGAAGCCAATGACGAGGAATTGGCAAA AATACCATTGCAAGCACCTCcaagaagaaagagtagaGCTGCATCACCATCTATGACACAAAAACTTGGTAACGAACCCATAGATCTCCCAGGTGGAGCACAAAGTACCAATTCGACGATTACCAGTGTCAATAGTATAAGCAGCTTGCTCAAAGAAAAACTTCAATTGTCAATTCCACAAGCTTTACGCAGTAGTAAAAAACGACAAAATGCGGACTACAG ACTCCGATCGTTCGttggaatattatttctctGTGTGGTCTTCCTCGTGGGATTTGCCCACATTTATTATACGCAACATGTTCTACAAAGAGCATACTTTGACAAGTTCAG ATTCAATAAGAACGAACGAGTGATGCACGTGTACAGTAGTACCGGTTCAGAAATTATTGCTGCTCGATTGGGAGAAGGTATACCAGCTAATACTGGAGTCTTTCCTTGTTTACCGCATCATCAACGACAAGATTCGGTCTGTCTTGAATGGCTACAACAAACCCGTCTTTATTTGGCTCATACGAAACGCGAGGACATGCATTGTTATCATGTTACCTGGCAGAGTTTGAGTCCTTATTATAATCCAAAAGATTGTTTTGATTGGTCGACGAAAAGAGGACATTGGTATGGTGCAGGACAGATTCAAAGTATGTCGTATCCTTTGGAACGTGGCCGATTAGATCTGAGCCCTTTCATAACCGGTGATATCAGGAAACATCCTTTCGGTAACGTTTTGAAGAGATACTTTCTCAATTCAAAAGGAGCCACCATTTTAGTAGATCCAGAAACGCCTCTTTATGTTTCCATCAATGCCAATCGCAGTACTGACTTTTGTCTCCAGGCTAAGCACGACGCTTTTGCCTATATCAATCACCTAACGCCATTGCCACAATTAAATTATACCATTTGTGCTACCGACAACATGAAGAACCTTCACTCATCCATGGCAGAGAAGTCTTTATGGGATGGATTAAAACCAGACGAGTTACATGCcgttcattctcttctttccgaACCAGTCTGGCAGATTTCACCGACCAACGAAGCTGCGATTTACAATTATACCGAAGACGTCATAGCTTTGGGCTTTTTACGTCAAGGTCATGTATTACTGAGCGAAGAATGGCAACCAAGTCCAGGTGACTTCGTCTTAGACGAAGATCGTTTTCCATCGATGGAAGAAACTATTAATATCATTCATCGGCGTGGTTTCAGAATAGTTTTTAGTATTCAACCATTTATATCTACGGAATCGATAAACTTCAAGGATGCTGTGGCTAACAGGCTCTTGATTTCGGAAAGAGGTAGCGATCCAAGGATTCCAGCTTTGACCAG atacaAGCAGAGCAACAGCGCCGGTGTTTTGGATATTACCAATAACAAAACTTTACCATGGCTTCAAGCGAAATTGGAAAGTTTAATTACAAAGTACCATGTTGATTCCTTCTATCTTGATTTAGGCACCGCACAAGACATGCCGCATTATTACAAATGCGAGCAAGCCTTGACGAATCCTGATCattataaaacgattttcACCAAATCGATTTTAGGCTTAATACCAGTGATCGGTGTCTCTAGTGCTATCTCTAGACCTAGGGCACCTGTCTTCGTATCTCTACcacctttctcttcctcttggAAAGCTATCAAAACTGTAATACCAACTGTTCTAAGTTATGGAATGATTGGTTATCCATTTATAATGCCAGGTGCTGTAGGTGGTGATGTGGCTTTACCTATGTCTGATGATAATCCTGACAACGATTTTGAGGTCAATCTCCCAGACAAAGAACTATATGTTAGGTGGCTCCAATTGTCTACCTTCTTACCTGTCATACGTTTCACTCATTTACCTAGCAAATATTCTGATGATTCGGTTTTAGAAATAGCGAAGAGGTTAACGACCTTGCGACAAAAAACGGTAACGccgttattaaagaaatatgcgAATGAAACCTTAGATACAGGCTTGCCCATCATTAGACCTCTTTGGATGTTAGATCCAGCTGATCCAGCTTGTCACGTAGTCGTTGATGAATTTTCTGTAGGTGAAGAATTGATTGTAGCACCTGTACTCTATTCGGGTAGCAGACAGAGAGAAGTGTATCTACCTGCTGGTGTTTGGAGAGATGGTATAGATGGTAGTCTTAGAAAGGGATCCAGATGGATCCATAATTATAGAGTAGCTGAAGATAAAGTGGCCTATTTCGTTAAGATGCCGGATAATACCAGGTTTTAA